The window TCGACACGAAGGTCAGATCGTCGGCGACACCGGCGACGTTGACCGCCGCGACCGTATCGCCGCCGCCCGCGACCGAGATGAGCGAGCCCGACTTGGTGAGCGCGGCGGTGATCTTCGCCAGTGCCATCGTCGCGGTATCGAACGGCGCCATTTCGAACGCGCCGAGCGGGCCGTTCCACACCAGCGTCTTGCAGGTCTTGAGCGCGTCGGCGATCTGCTCGCTGGCGGACGGACCGCAATCGAGGATCATCTCGTCATCCGCGACTTCGTGGACGTTGACCGTGCGGACCGGCGGATTGGCGCGGAATTCCTTCGACACCACCACGTCATAGGGCAGGTGGACGGTGCAATCGGCCTTATCCGCCGCGTCGAGGATTTCGAGCGCGGTGTCCTTCAGGTCATGTTCGCACAGCGACTTGCCGACATTGATCCCGCGCGCGGCGAGGAAGGTGTTCGCCATGCCGCCGCCGATCACGAGATGATCGACCTTGGTCACCATCTGCTTGAGCACGTCGAGCTTGGTCGAAACCTTGGCGCCGCCGACGACCGCCATCACCGGATGTTCGGGCTTGCCGAGTGCCTTTTCGAGCGCCTCGAGTTCGGCCTGCATCGAGCGACCAGCATAAGCGGGCAGGATATGCGCGAGCCCTTCGGTCGAGACATGCGCGCGATGCGCGGCCGAGAAGGCGTCGTTGACGTAGAGATCGCCCAGCTTCGCCATCGCCTTGGCGAGTGCGGGGTCGTTCTTCTCCTCGCCCTTGTGGAAGCGGGTGTTCTCGAGGATCGCGATGTCGCCGGGCTGGAGCTGCGCGACCGCTTCCTCAGCCTGTTCGCCCACGCAATCGCCGATGAAGCGCACGTCGCGGCCCAGAACGTCGCGCAGCGGCGTCGTGACCATCGCCAGGCTCATGTCGGGGTTACGCTCGCCCTTGGGGCGGCCGAAATGGGCGAGGATCAGCACGATCGCGCCCTTGTCCGCCAGTTCGGCGATCGTCGGCGCGGCGGCGCGCAGGCGGGTATCGTCGGTGACCTTGCCGTCGTCCATCGGCACGTTGAGGTCCTCACGGACCAGGACGCGCTTGCCCTTGATATCGCCGATGTCGTCGAGGCTCTTGAAGGTCATGCCGGCACCTTGATCGAGGAAAAGAAAGGGGCGGCCCTTGGGGCCGCCCCGATGGTTCTTAGAGGAACTTCGCCACGATACCGGTGGTATCGATCATGCGGTTCGAGAAGCCCCATTCATTGTCGTACCAGCTGAGCACGCGGACCAGCTTGCCATCGACGACGGCGGTTTCGAGGCTGTCGACGGTCGAGCTGCGCGGATCGCCATTATAGTCGATCGAGACCAGCGGCTCGTCCGAATAGCCCAGCACGCCCTTGAGCGGGCCGGCTTCCGACGCCGCCTTGAGCAGGCCGTTCACTTCGGCGACCGTGGTGTCCTTCTTGGCGATGAACTTCAGGTCGACGACCGAGACGTTCGGGGTCGGCACGCGCACCGACGAACCATCCAGCTTGCCCTTCAGTTCGGGCAGAACGTCGCCCACCGCGCGGGCGGCGCCGGTGGTGGTCGGGATCATCGACAGGGCAGCGGCGCGGGCGCGGCGCATATCCTTGTGCAGCTGATCCAGCGTGTTCTGATCGTTGGTGTAGCTGTGGATCGTCGTCATGAAGCCGCTTTCGATGCCCAGCGCATCGTTCAGCACCTTGGCGAGCGGCGCCAGGCAGTTGGTGGTGCAGCTGGCGTTCGAAATGACGATGTCGTCGGCGGTCAGCTTGTCGTGGTTGACGCCGAACACGATCGTCTTGTCGACATTGGTGCCGGGGGCCGAGATCACGACGCGCTTGGCGCCGGCGGTCAGGTGCGCGCTCGCCTTCGCCTTGTCGGTGAAGATGCCGGTGCATTCGAGCGCGATGTCGACGCCCAGCGCCGCGTGCGGCAGATTGGCGGGATCGCGCTCCGCCGTCACCTTGATCTTCTTGCCGTCGATGACGAGGCTGTCGCCATCAACGCCGACGTCGCCGGCCCAGTTGCCGTGGACCGAGTCGCGCTTGAAAAGCAGAGCATTGGCCTTGGCGTCGCCCAGATCGTTGATCGCGACCAGTTCGAGGTCATGGTCGGTACGCGAGAGAATAGCGCGTGCCACCAGGCGACCGATGCGCCCGAATCCGTTGATCGCAACCTTCACGGCCATACTCGCTTACTCCTTGCTCAGTGCGTGAGAGCCCCGATGATCTGCGGGGCGATCTTGTCGGCGGTCAGGCCGAAATGGTCATAGA is drawn from Sphingomonas crocodyli and contains these coding sequences:
- a CDS encoding phosphoglycerate kinase, with the protein product MTFKSLDDIGDIKGKRVLVREDLNVPMDDGKVTDDTRLRAAAPTIAELADKGAIVLILAHFGRPKGERNPDMSLAMVTTPLRDVLGRDVRFIGDCVGEQAEEAVAQLQPGDIAILENTRFHKGEEKNDPALAKAMAKLGDLYVNDAFSAAHRAHVSTEGLAHILPAYAGRSMQAELEALEKALGKPEHPVMAVVGGAKVSTKLDVLKQMVTKVDHLVIGGGMANTFLAARGINVGKSLCEHDLKDTALEILDAADKADCTVHLPYDVVVSKEFRANPPVRTVNVHEVADDEMILDCGPSASEQIADALKTCKTLVWNGPLGAFEMAPFDTATMALAKITAALTKSGSLISVAGGGDTVAAVNVAGVADDLTFVSTAGGAFLEWMEGRELPGVAALG
- the gap gene encoding type I glyceraldehyde-3-phosphate dehydrogenase, with protein sequence MAVKVAINGFGRIGRLVARAILSRTDHDLELVAINDLGDAKANALLFKRDSVHGNWAGDVGVDGDSLVIDGKKIKVTAERDPANLPHAALGVDIALECTGIFTDKAKASAHLTAGAKRVVISAPGTNVDKTIVFGVNHDKLTADDIVISNASCTTNCLAPLAKVLNDALGIESGFMTTIHSYTNDQNTLDQLHKDMRRARAAALSMIPTTTGAARAVGDVLPELKGKLDGSSVRVPTPNVSVVDLKFIAKKDTTVAEVNGLLKAASEAGPLKGVLGYSDEPLVSIDYNGDPRSSTVDSLETAVVDGKLVRVLSWYDNEWGFSNRMIDTTGIVAKFL